A region of Vibrio tubiashii ATCC 19109 DNA encodes the following proteins:
- a CDS encoding Lpp/OprI family alanine-zipper lipoprotein, with amino-acid sequence MNKMLIAAAASSVLLLAGCASGPDEATTAKMDELSNQVSQLSQDVQALQSEVRKSGDSAMAAQEEAARANERIDNIAQSYTK; translated from the coding sequence ATGAACAAAATGTTGATCGCAGCTGCAGCGTCTTCTGTTCTTCTACTAGCGGGTTGTGCGTCTGGTCCAGACGAAGCGACAACGGCGAAAATGGATGAGCTAAGCAATCAAGTAAGCCAACTAAGCCAAGATGTTCAAGCGCTACAATCTGAAGTACGTAAGTCTGGTGACTCTGCTATGGCAGCACAAGAAGAAGCGGCACGTGCAAACGAACGTATCGACAACATTGCTCAGTCTTACACTAAGTAA
- a CDS encoding L,D-transpeptidase family protein → MVRKFLAFLCCVSSPLFAATYELPVEGSSIVGRTQYHQVEEGETLANIAKQYDVGFLSLMAANKGVDPFLPKADYVLTIPTQIILPNVEREGIVINLAELRLYYFEPESNQVHIFPVGIGRVGRDTPEMETSVSQKRPNPTWTPPASIRKDYLAKGIELPAVVPAGPENPLGEYALRLAHGAGDYLIHGTNKDFGIGLRVSSGCIRMEPKDIEWLFPQVKLGEKVTVINEPIKVALEPDRSVFLEAHEPLTRSDGVKKALEMPQELSWWLEEFDQSDVKARAAILAQNGVPVEIVAPTLIN, encoded by the coding sequence ATGGTGCGTAAGTTTCTCGCATTCTTGTGTTGTGTCAGCTCGCCTCTGTTTGCTGCGACGTATGAGTTACCAGTCGAAGGCAGTAGTATCGTGGGACGAACTCAGTACCATCAGGTAGAAGAAGGGGAGACGCTCGCTAACATTGCTAAGCAATATGATGTCGGCTTCTTGTCTTTGATGGCTGCCAATAAAGGCGTCGACCCGTTTTTACCTAAAGCGGACTATGTGTTAACGATCCCGACTCAAATCATATTGCCGAACGTCGAGCGCGAAGGGATCGTGATTAACCTAGCGGAACTTCGGCTTTACTATTTCGAGCCTGAATCTAACCAAGTGCATATATTCCCAGTTGGTATCGGGCGAGTAGGGCGTGACACACCTGAAATGGAAACCTCTGTCAGCCAAAAGCGTCCAAATCCGACTTGGACTCCTCCTGCTTCGATTCGTAAAGACTATTTAGCAAAAGGGATTGAGTTGCCTGCTGTGGTGCCAGCTGGACCAGAAAACCCTCTGGGTGAGTATGCACTTCGATTAGCTCATGGCGCAGGTGATTATCTTATTCATGGTACTAACAAAGATTTCGGCATTGGCCTTCGAGTGAGCTCGGGTTGTATTCGCATGGAGCCAAAGGATATCGAGTGGCTTTTCCCTCAAGTTAAGCTGGGTGAAAAAGTTACCGTGATTAACGAGCCTATTAAGGTTGCGCTTGAACCAGATCGTAGTGTGTTCCTAGAAGCACACGAGCCGTTAACTCGCAGTGATGGCGTAAAAAAAGCGCTAGAGATGCCACAAGAGCTTAGCTGGTGGTTAGAGGAGTTTGACCAATCGGATGTGAAAGCGAGAGCCGCAATATTGGCGCAAAATGGTGTACCAGTCGAAATCGTCGCTCCGACATTAATAAATTAA
- the phrB gene encoding deoxyribodipyrimidine photo-lyase, translating into MNLVWLRRDLRVEDNTALHCACSSGESVVALYIATPQTWQEHALAPIQADLIYRRLLALKSDLSKKNISLYYAQTESFKDAARLVVEVAVTEGASGVYLNKEYELNERCRDDLLSELLATEGIECKSFDDKCILNPGSVVNKQGDYFKVFTPFKRAYLAAMYRQPVAVTKLNPQQIRGKLTSNHVADFSSQCDFDYPRESSERYVVETEQIIQALRKFDSDKVTSYHSNRDFPAIDGTSTLSPYLAIGALSVRQCMARVMYQQSLPLSGGREVWQSELIWREFYQHLAYFEPKLSQGKSFTSWGDNLVWLNPTAAIDAWKMGLTGYPIVDAAMRQLNQTGWMHNRLRMIVASFLVKDLHVDWRVGEHYFMSKLIDGDYAANNGGWQWCASTGCDGQPYFRIFNPTTQGERFDPDGAFIRRWIPELLSVPDKYIHQPHKWGNAKDLSYPEPIVDHKTEREITLSLYKEAKEV; encoded by the coding sequence ATGAATCTAGTCTGGTTGCGCCGAGATTTACGTGTCGAAGACAATACCGCTTTGCACTGCGCGTGTTCGAGCGGAGAGTCTGTGGTTGCTCTTTATATTGCAACACCACAAACCTGGCAGGAGCACGCCCTTGCTCCCATTCAAGCCGACTTAATCTATCGCCGACTGTTGGCACTGAAAAGCGATCTGAGTAAGAAAAACATCTCCCTCTATTACGCTCAAACTGAATCTTTTAAAGATGCTGCGAGATTGGTAGTTGAAGTTGCTGTGACAGAAGGTGCGAGCGGCGTTTATCTCAACAAAGAGTATGAACTCAATGAACGCTGCAGAGACGACTTACTGTCCGAGCTTCTCGCAACTGAGGGTATAGAGTGCAAAAGCTTTGATGATAAATGCATTCTTAACCCCGGTAGCGTGGTTAACAAGCAAGGTGACTACTTTAAGGTATTTACGCCGTTTAAACGCGCCTACTTGGCAGCGATGTATCGTCAACCAGTCGCTGTCACAAAGCTAAATCCCCAGCAGATAAGAGGTAAGCTGACATCAAATCATGTGGCGGATTTTTCGAGTCAGTGTGATTTTGATTATCCGAGAGAGTCGAGTGAAAGATACGTGGTAGAGACTGAGCAGATAATCCAAGCGCTAAGAAAATTCGATAGTGACAAGGTTACTAGTTATCACTCCAATCGAGATTTTCCTGCGATTGACGGCACGAGTACTCTTTCACCTTATTTAGCTATTGGAGCACTCTCGGTCAGACAATGCATGGCACGTGTCATGTACCAGCAATCCCTTCCTTTAAGTGGTGGGCGTGAGGTTTGGCAAAGTGAATTGATTTGGCGTGAGTTTTATCAGCATTTAGCCTACTTTGAACCAAAATTGTCGCAAGGTAAGAGTTTTACTTCATGGGGAGACAATTTAGTTTGGCTCAATCCTACTGCTGCTATCGATGCGTGGAAAATGGGTTTAACAGGTTATCCGATTGTCGACGCAGCAATGCGCCAGCTTAACCAAACAGGTTGGATGCACAACCGCTTGAGAATGATAGTGGCAAGCTTTCTAGTTAAGGATCTTCACGTAGATTGGCGTGTTGGTGAACACTATTTTATGTCCAAACTCATTGATGGTGATTACGCCGCCAATAATGGTGGCTGGCAGTGGTGTGCATCGACAGGCTGTGATGGGCAACCCTATTTTCGTATTTTTAATCCCACTACGCAGGGAGAGCGATTTGACCCAGATGGCGCTTTTATTCGGCGTTGGATTCCAGAGTTGTTGAGCGTGCCAGACAAGTACATCCATCAACCTCATAAGTGGGGCAATGCTAAAGATCTGTCATATCCAGAACCGATAGTTGATCATAAGACCGAAAGAGAGATAACCTTAAGCCTCTATAAAGAAGCCAAGGAAGTTTAA
- a CDS encoding MerR family transcriptional regulator, translating into MGYEKKLYAIREISEITGVKPVTLRAWQRRYSLVQPQRTEKGHRLYTDEHIALIGEIQGWLSKGVPIGKVKDVLESNEPNKGEEYLASEQLDEVSAFLQALAELNKGKADSIVATVFKEYPLDVVRKQFVKPAEKALSVVKIGLRALQKGLMESIFVARLNAIIDSENKAAKSGKCLFINYDSVNIHARLWALHLSESGKSLVIIDGIEDLSGLVEHEGLGAYAAIAIYSSRPLTAGQTATVEKIKSSFSGEVLLSDLIEA; encoded by the coding sequence ATGGGTTATGAGAAAAAATTGTACGCGATTCGTGAGATTTCTGAGATTACAGGGGTTAAACCAGTAACCTTACGTGCATGGCAGAGACGTTATAGCTTAGTGCAACCTCAAAGGACTGAAAAAGGCCATCGCTTGTATACCGATGAACACATCGCTTTAATCGGAGAGATACAAGGGTGGCTCAGCAAAGGGGTTCCGATTGGCAAGGTGAAAGATGTACTTGAGTCCAATGAGCCTAATAAAGGCGAAGAGTACCTCGCGAGTGAACAATTGGACGAAGTGAGTGCTTTCTTACAAGCGTTAGCTGAACTGAATAAAGGGAAAGCGGATTCAATAGTCGCCACGGTGTTTAAAGAATACCCACTGGATGTGGTGCGAAAGCAGTTTGTTAAGCCAGCAGAGAAAGCGTTATCTGTGGTCAAAATTGGTCTGCGAGCGCTACAAAAAGGCTTAATGGAGTCTATCTTTGTCGCTCGGCTCAATGCGATTATTGATTCAGAGAACAAAGCTGCCAAATCGGGTAAATGCCTGTTTATTAATTACGACAGCGTTAACATCCATGCGCGCCTTTGGGCGCTACATCTATCTGAGTCGGGTAAGAGCTTGGTGATTATAGATGGGATTGAAGACTTGTCGGGTCTGGTTGAGCATGAAGGACTGGGGGCGTATGCTGCCATCGCCATTTATAGCTCGCGACCTCTTACCGCAGGGCAAACTGCCACTGTTGAAAAGATAAAATCATCCTTCTCTGGCGAGGTTTTACTTTCAGACTTAATTGAAGCCTAA
- a CDS encoding YbgA family protein: MNQQQIKIGISSCVLGERVRFDSGHKISKFVTKELTPYFEFVPVCPEVGSGMPVPRPTIRLMSNEDRIALVETKDPTKEHTQAVVDYSKSKVIELEREQLCGYIVCAKSPTCGMERVKVYKKNSAENVGVGLYTNELIKAMPWLPVEEDGRLNDPVLKENFITRIYTLKDFYDSIGDEPTRGKIVAFHSRYKLTLMAHHPTSYKELGKLVANVKDYDIEEFYKLYRQGLMAAMTHRASRKNNTNVLMHLQGYFKRALSRSQKKELVQVIEDYRVGLLPLLAPLTLIKHYLAAHPDSYLEDQAFLQPHPQELRLRYGL, from the coding sequence ATGAATCAGCAGCAGATAAAAATTGGTATCAGTTCTTGTGTTTTAGGTGAGCGTGTTCGATTTGACTCGGGGCATAAGATCAGCAAGTTTGTCACTAAGGAGCTGACACCTTACTTTGAGTTTGTCCCTGTGTGCCCAGAAGTAGGTTCTGGAATGCCTGTACCCAGACCAACCATACGATTGATGTCAAACGAAGATAGAATTGCCTTGGTGGAAACTAAAGATCCAACCAAAGAGCATACGCAGGCTGTCGTTGATTACTCGAAGAGTAAAGTGATAGAGCTTGAGCGCGAACAGCTATGTGGTTACATCGTCTGTGCTAAATCGCCAACGTGTGGAATGGAGCGAGTCAAAGTCTATAAAAAGAACAGCGCTGAGAATGTTGGGGTCGGTTTGTACACCAATGAATTGATAAAAGCCATGCCTTGGTTGCCCGTTGAAGAAGATGGTCGACTTAACGATCCGGTTTTGAAAGAGAACTTCATTACTCGCATTTATACACTTAAAGATTTTTATGATTCTATCGGCGATGAGCCGACGCGTGGGAAAATCGTTGCGTTTCACTCGCGCTATAAGTTGACCTTAATGGCGCATCATCCAACCTCTTACAAAGAACTAGGTAAACTCGTTGCGAATGTCAAAGATTATGACATTGAAGAGTTCTATAAACTGTATCGACAAGGCTTGATGGCGGCGATGACTCATAGAGCGAGTAGAAAAAACAACACTAACGTGCTGATGCATTTACAAGGTTACTTTAAACGCGCTCTAAGTCGCTCACAGAAGAAGGAGTTGGTGCAAGTAATAGAGGATTATCGAGTTGGGCTGTTACCTTTGCTTGCGCCATTAACATTAATTAAGCACTATTTAGCCGCTCATCCAGATAGTTATCTGGAAGACCAAGCTTTTCTGCAACCTCACCCACAGGAGTTACGTTTAAGATATGGGTTATGA
- the deoD gene encoding purine-nucleoside phosphorylase, whose amino-acid sequence MATPHINAQPGDFAETVLMPGDPLRAKYIAETFLDDVKQVCDVRNMFGYTGTYKGKKVSVMGHGMGIPSCCIYVHELIAEYGVKNVIRVGSCGAVRDDVKLMDVVIGMGASTDSKVNRIRFNDHDFAAIADFGLLEEAVNQARAQEVPVKVGNVFSADLFYTPEADIFEKMEKLGILGVDMEAAGIYGVAADLGAKALTILTVSDHIIRGEKLSSEERQKSFNDMMKVALETAINI is encoded by the coding sequence ATGGCAACCCCACACATTAATGCACAACCAGGTGATTTCGCTGAAACAGTACTGATGCCAGGCGACCCACTACGCGCTAAATACATCGCGGAAACTTTCCTCGATGACGTGAAGCAAGTATGTGACGTTCGTAACATGTTCGGCTACACAGGTACTTACAAAGGTAAGAAAGTGTCTGTAATGGGTCACGGTATGGGTATTCCTTCATGCTGCATCTATGTTCACGAACTAATCGCTGAATACGGTGTGAAAAATGTGATTCGTGTTGGTAGCTGTGGTGCAGTACGTGACGACGTTAAACTGATGGACGTTGTTATCGGTATGGGTGCGTCAACTGACTCTAAAGTAAACCGCATTCGCTTCAACGATCACGACTTCGCAGCGATTGCTGACTTCGGTCTTCTAGAAGAGGCTGTTAACCAAGCTCGCGCTCAAGAAGTACCAGTAAAAGTGGGTAATGTATTCTCTGCAGACCTTTTCTACACTCCTGAAGCAGACATCTTTGAGAAGATGGAAAAACTTGGCATCCTAGGTGTAGACATGGAAGCGGCAGGTATCTACGGCGTAGCAGCAGATCTTGGTGCAAAAGCACTTACTATCCTAACAGTCTCTGACCACATCATCCGTGGTGAGAAACTAAGCTCTGAAGAGCGTCAGAAGTCATTCAATGACATGATGAAAGTAGCACTAGAAACTGCAATCAACATCTAA